The genomic segment GGATTTTTTCCCCTTTTAGGCCCTGAGGATAGCCGGAGCCATCCAAGCGTTCATGGTGTTGCTGGATTATTACTTTTACATGCGCACGGAGATTGGGAAAATTGTTGTTTGCGATTTGCAGAGAGTACTCCACATGTTTTTGTACCTGTATTTTTTCCTCTGGCAGTAAAGCTCCTGGCTTAAACAGGATCTCCTTCGGAATCAGGGCCAGGCCCAGATTCATTAAAAGGGTCCCGGTCACCACATCCTTACTGTTCTGGACAAACCCGCCCAGTCGGGCCATATTAGTTGCGAGAATAGCAGTATTCAGTGCCTGTAAAGGCAAGTAATCCTCTCCGGCCTGGACTTTATAAAGGTTTATTTCCCTAGCCCTCCCATAGATTAATTCTTCATGGAGCTCATGAATTACTTCTTCTATTGCCTTGCTATTCAGGCTGACCGCAAGGCCTTTCTTGCCTATTTCCTGCATGGCTTCCTGCAAGACCTTGATTACCTTAATCCGGGTAATTTCCCGGATGGGTTCTTCTATTTGCAAATCAGCAACCCGGGGATCATCCAGATATACCTGTTGTACTCCCTGTTTTAACAACCGCTCAATATGCTCCCGGGTCAAAGGCAAATTGGCCGGCATAATTAGCCCGCCTGCAGTGCCATAAACCGGTTTGGCCAGTTTATCTCCCGGCTGCAAACGATTAGTGCTGATAACTCGCATTTTGCCTCCCGCCTATCCAATAAACCGTTTAATGGTGGACAGGATTTTGTCCGGCTGATAGGGCTTAACGATAAAATCCTTGGCACCAGCCTTAATGGAATTCATCACCATGGTCTGTTGTCCTAGGGCACTTAACATCACAATAATCGCATTGGGGTCATGTTTTTTGATTTCCTGTACGGCAGCAATACCATCCATTACCGGCATGGTGATATCCATTAACACCAGATCCGGTTTTTCTGCCAGATACTTATCCACTCCTTCCTTGCCATCCCCGGCTTCAATCACCTCATATCCGTTTTCAGTCAGCAATTTAACTACCCGCATCCGCATAAATGCAGCATCATCTACAACCAGTATTTTTGCCATCGAAAGGCTCTCCTTTCCTATATTTCCACTTCAGGTTTCCCTACCACTTTTACAGTTACTTTACCGCTATCTATAAACAGGGATAAAGTGCGGCCATGGTTACCCCCTGTATCCTCAGCGCTTATTCTAAGCCCTGATTTGCGCACGGCTTCTTTTACTGCCTGTACATTTTTATTGCCAATATCCATACGGGCCGCCCCGGCTACTGCCAGTACCTGGGCCCCGCCAGCTATTTTTATTTGTAACCGCTGGCGCTCTGCCCCCAGGCGTTCCAGCTCTGCCAGCAGGGCAGGCACACAGGTATCGGCATATTTATAGACACTGTCACCTGGCCGCATGATACTGCTGTCTGGCAATACCACATGGGCCATAGCTCCCAGTTTTTTCACCGGATCATAGGCAGCAATTCCTACACAGGACCCCAATCCATAACAAACTAAAGCGGTATTGGGTGTACGAGACCAGTGCATTTCCCCCAGGCCGACCCCAATTTTTGTCTCATTCATGTATAACCGCTCCTACAAGTGGGCCAACAGAATTTGCAAACTTTCCGGATTTGGCATGAAAAAGAAGTGTCCTTTCATTTCCTGTTCACCCACATGAAATTCTGTTTCTACGACCAGTGCCTGGTTGCCGGAA from the Carboxydocella sporoproducens DSM 16521 genome contains:
- a CDS encoding HD-GYP domain-containing protein; amino-acid sequence: MRVISTNRLQPGDKLAKPVYGTAGGLIMPANLPLTREHIERLLKQGVQQVYLDDPRVADLQIEEPIREITRIKVIKVLQEAMQEIGKKGLAVSLNSKAIEEVIHELHEELIYGRAREINLYKVQAGEDYLPLQALNTAILATNMARLGGFVQNSKDVVTGTLLMNLGLALIPKEILFKPGALLPEEKIQVQKHVEYSLQIANNNFPNLRAHVKVIIQQHHERLDGSGYPQGLKGEKIHPLAQLVGIAETYSAMVSWRPYREIISPQEAIEYIMGGAGIEFDHKLIDIFSRCTVPYPVGSMVLLSTGEKGVIIDLGKGLATRPRIRLFTDEKGQNLAQPVDINLSDPQYQTRVIVGLLDE
- a CDS encoding response regulator produces the protein MAKILVVDDAAFMRMRVVKLLTENGYEVIEAGDGKEGVDKYLAEKPDLVLMDITMPVMDGIAAVQEIKKHDPNAIIVMLSALGQQTMVMNSIKAGAKDFIVKPYQPDKILSTIKRFIG
- a CDS encoding chemotaxis protein CheD, with translation MNETKIGVGLGEMHWSRTPNTALVCYGLGSCVGIAAYDPVKKLGAMAHVVLPDSSIMRPGDSVYKYADTCVPALLAELERLGAERQRLQIKIAGGAQVLAVAGAARMDIGNKNVQAVKEAVRKSGLRISAEDTGGNHGRTLSLFIDSGKVTVKVVGKPEVEI